Proteins encoded within one genomic window of Pseudomonadota bacterium:
- a CDS encoding GYD domain-containing protein, whose protein sequence is MPIYIMISTLTDDGRKTIKKHPERIEEVNREIENMGAKVLAQYAVLGQYDFISILDAANNEAIAKISIDLGSRGTVQIVTLPAIPVDEFITKMT, encoded by the coding sequence ATGCCAATATATATTATGATAAGTACATTAACAGACGACGGTAGGAAAACGATTAAGAAACATCCGGAAAGGATCGAGGAAGTAAACAGAGAGATCGAAAATATGGGTGCAAAGGTGCTTGCCCAGTACGCTGTATTGGGGCAGTATGATTTTATCAGTATCCTTGATGCCGCCAACAATGAAGCCATAGCGAAAATCTCTATTGATCTTGGCTCAAGAGGTACGGTACAGATAGTAACCTTGCCTGCTATTCCGGTAGACGAAT